The following coding sequences are from one Haloferax litoreum window:
- a CDS encoding Zn-ribbon domain-containing OB-fold protein translates to MGAHISIPMYERTVGQRLAFEGERCAECGTIAFPPKGACPDCRNTEFETVDLSGDGTIYSYTVLSPGGAPPEFAGQARAEGRYVVAIVELDEGPRITAQVTDVDPESVDIGMPVTGQIRRIYEEEGVVRYGFKFVPTSD, encoded by the coding sequence ATGGGTGCACACATCTCGATACCGATGTACGAACGGACGGTCGGGCAACGATTGGCGTTCGAAGGAGAGCGCTGTGCCGAGTGCGGAACTATCGCGTTCCCGCCCAAAGGTGCCTGTCCCGACTGCCGAAACACCGAGTTCGAGACGGTCGACCTCTCGGGTGACGGGACCATCTACTCGTACACGGTCCTCTCACCCGGTGGTGCGCCGCCGGAGTTCGCCGGTCAGGCACGCGCAGAGGGACGATACGTCGTCGCTATCGTCGAGTTAGACGAAGGGCCGCGTATCACTGCGCAGGTGACGGATGTCGACCCCGAATCGGTCGATATCGGCATGCCGGTCACGGGACAGATTCGTCGCATCTACGAGGAAGAAGGCGTCGTCCGGTACGGGTTCAAGTTCGTCCCCACCTCGGACTGA
- a CDS encoding 3-oxoacyl-[acyl-carrier-protein] synthase III C-terminal domain-containing protein has translation MTVGITDYGVSLPSYHVTADEYEQVWGRFAARIDRKTVLAYDEDALTMATDAARTVEADDVETLAVATTANPQVGTLVSGPLSRTLGLDGARRTVEFGSSWKAGLEALDTALSFGSGLVVASDAPDAPRDEDTEHILGAGAAAFAVGTEDPLATVEGSAHYVDAYLPAKFQTDGNVTDLSLGGYTTEGFVEALSAVVADALGDAGCTTDDIDYAVFPQDDVKMSWRGGGRLGFDADQMGAGFVVKRMGFAGTASPLVGLAAALDEADPGSRILVTGYGYGHGASAFVLETTPALDDTHAGVDEKLNSTEPLRYAEYTRLQEVSN, from the coding sequence ATGACCGTCGGTATCACCGACTACGGCGTCTCGCTGCCGTCGTACCACGTCACGGCAGACGAGTACGAGCAGGTCTGGGGCCGGTTCGCCGCCCGAATCGACCGAAAGACCGTCCTCGCGTACGACGAAGATGCCCTCACGATGGCGACTGACGCGGCACGAACCGTCGAGGCTGACGACGTGGAGACACTCGCCGTCGCGACGACGGCTAACCCGCAAGTGGGAACGCTCGTCAGCGGTCCGCTCTCACGAACGCTCGGCCTCGACGGCGCTCGACGAACGGTCGAGTTCGGAAGTTCGTGGAAGGCAGGCCTCGAAGCGCTCGACACGGCACTCTCGTTCGGGTCGGGCCTCGTCGTCGCGTCCGACGCTCCCGACGCACCACGCGACGAAGACACAGAACACATCCTCGGAGCAGGGGCGGCGGCGTTCGCCGTCGGTACTGAGGACCCACTCGCGACAGTCGAAGGGAGCGCGCACTACGTCGATGCGTACCTCCCGGCGAAGTTCCAAACAGACGGGAACGTGACCGACCTCTCACTCGGTGGCTACACCACGGAAGGGTTCGTCGAAGCACTCTCGGCAGTCGTTGCCGACGCCCTCGGCGACGCAGGGTGCACCACCGACGATATCGACTACGCCGTCTTCCCACAGGACGACGTGAAGATGTCGTGGCGTGGTGGCGGTCGACTCGGGTTCGACGCCGACCAGATGGGTGCTGGGTTCGTCGTCAAACGGATGGGCTTTGCGGGCACTGCGTCGCCTCTCGTTGGTCTCGCTGCCGCACTCGACGAGGCAGACCCGGGTTCGCGTATCCTCGTCACTGGATACGGCTACGGTCACGGCGCGAGTGCGTTCGTTCTCGAAACGACCCCTGCACTCGACGACACTCACGCTGGTGTCGATGAGAAATTGAACTCGACTGAACCGCTGAGGTACGCAGAGTATACGCGATTGCAGGAGGTGTCCAACTGA
- a CDS encoding thiolase domain-containing protein yields MRDVAIVGAGQSPYGEHADAGVKELFATAYESMVDSVDDGYDADELDAAYVGSLGVGGYQLGITGASLTSHLGLTGLPVQRVENACASGGFALLDAVHAVGSGASDAVLAAGVEKMLDLSGDRSKYWLGVSGDTEYERLAGMTFAGVYAIAAQRYLAETDAEHEHLSKVAVKNHENGAVNPKAQFQREVSLEKATNAPEIADPLNLFDACPTTDGAACALVVPADEAHEYTDDPVYITGFGGGSDHLALHDRDTITSLSAVREAAESAYDRAGRTPDDIDFAEVHDCFTIAELLAYEDLGFAERGEGWRLIEEGRTRRDGDIPINTSGGLKAKGHPLGATGIGQVVEVFDQLRGDAGERQVDGTVALSHNVGGSGGAATVFIYEVDA; encoded by the coding sequence GTGCGTGACGTCGCCATCGTCGGTGCGGGACAGAGTCCGTACGGGGAACACGCCGACGCGGGCGTCAAGGAACTGTTCGCGACGGCATACGAGTCGATGGTCGACTCCGTGGACGACGGCTACGACGCCGACGAACTGGACGCCGCGTACGTCGGCAGTCTCGGCGTCGGCGGATACCAACTCGGCATCACCGGGGCGTCGCTCACCTCCCACCTCGGTCTGACTGGCCTCCCAGTCCAGCGGGTCGAAAACGCTTGTGCGTCCGGTGGGTTCGCGCTCCTCGACGCTGTTCACGCCGTCGGGTCTGGCGCGAGCGATGCGGTCCTCGCGGCGGGCGTCGAGAAGATGCTCGACCTCAGCGGTGACCGGTCGAAGTATTGGCTCGGCGTGAGCGGTGATACGGAGTACGAACGACTCGCGGGCATGACGTTCGCGGGTGTCTACGCAATCGCTGCACAGCGGTACCTCGCAGAGACCGACGCCGAACACGAACACCTCTCGAAAGTCGCGGTGAAGAACCACGAGAACGGCGCGGTCAACCCCAAGGCGCAATTTCAGCGAGAAGTGTCGCTGGAGAAAGCGACGAACGCACCCGAGATTGCCGACCCACTGAACCTCTTCGACGCCTGCCCGACGACTGACGGGGCGGCGTGCGCACTGGTCGTTCCCGCAGACGAGGCACACGAGTACACGGACGACCCGGTGTACATCACGGGATTCGGCGGGGGAAGCGACCACCTTGCCCTCCACGACCGAGACACTATCACGTCGCTCTCGGCGGTCCGCGAGGCGGCAGAGAGTGCATATGACCGAGCAGGCCGAACCCCTGACGACATCGATTTCGCCGAAGTGCACGACTGCTTTACCATCGCGGAACTCCTCGCGTACGAGGACCTCGGCTTCGCCGAGCGTGGTGAGGGTTGGCGACTCATCGAAGAAGGACGGACGCGCCGAGACGGCGACATCCCAATCAACACCAGTGGTGGGTTGAAGGCGAAAGGCCACCCGCTGGGTGCGACTGGTATCGGCCAAGTCGTCGAAGTGTTCGACCAACTCCGCGGTGACGCGGGCGAACGGCAAGTCGACGGGACCGTGGCTCTCTCGCACAACGTCGGAGGGTCCGGCGGTGCAGCGACCGTCTTCATCTACGAGGTGGACGCATGA
- a CDS encoding CoA-transferase subunit beta, translated as MSNREYTDTELMITRAALELQNDDTVLVGVGVPNLACNLAKRTHAPDLQMVYESGTVDSNPDALPLSIGDPVLATGARSIVPMYEGFSRYLQGGRIDVGFLGGAQIDKQGNINSTVIGDYDDPKVRLPGSGGACEISSNAHRTLIIAPHQKRRFPEEVDFITSPGYVDGREGRDELGLRGGPEAVITDKAVMEFDENGEMYVETLHPGVTREEVQEATGWEIQFADDVTPTPTPDEDEIRLIREELDPDGIYTGGGD; from the coding sequence ATGAGCAACCGGGAGTACACGGATACGGAACTGATGATTACGCGGGCGGCACTCGAACTCCAGAACGACGACACCGTCCTCGTCGGTGTCGGTGTGCCGAACCTCGCGTGTAACTTGGCGAAGCGAACGCACGCACCCGACCTCCAGATGGTCTACGAGTCGGGAACGGTCGATTCGAACCCGGACGCGCTTCCACTCTCTATTGGAGACCCTGTCCTCGCAACCGGTGCGCGGAGCATCGTTCCGATGTACGAGGGCTTCAGCCGGTACTTGCAGGGTGGCCGCATCGACGTGGGATTCCTCGGCGGTGCGCAGATAGACAAACAGGGGAACATCAATTCGACGGTCATCGGTGACTACGACGACCCGAAAGTCCGACTTCCGGGGAGTGGTGGCGCGTGTGAAATCTCCAGTAACGCTCACCGAACCCTCATCATCGCACCGCATCAAAAGCGTCGCTTCCCCGAAGAAGTCGACTTCATCACCTCTCCGGGCTACGTCGACGGACGAGAGGGACGCGACGAACTCGGTCTCCGCGGTGGTCCAGAGGCAGTCATCACCGACAAAGCCGTCATGGAGTTCGACGAGAACGGAGAGATGTACGTCGAGACGCTTCACCCCGGCGTCACCCGAGAGGAAGTCCAAGAGGCGACAGGGTGGGAGATTCAGTTCGCCGACGACGTGACTCCCACGCCGACGCCAGACGAAGACGAGATTCGACTCATCCGTGAGGAACTCGACCCCGACGGCATCTACACCGGGGGTGGCGACTAG
- a CDS encoding CoA transferase subunit A: MTKVTDMTNAISSAVDDGDSVYLGGFTHLIPFAAGHEMIRQEYEDLHLIRATPDLIFDQMVAAGCASSVTFSWAGNPGVGSLRAFRRAVEDGVPNEISIDEYSHFGLVSRLFAGARDMPFVPLRSLVGSSLPEHNENIRTVQNPFDPDEEVCVVPPLTPDVSIVRAQRASPEGDAHIWGISGDVVDAAFAADTVVLAVEEIVDTETLRSDPNRTEIPGTVVDYVVEEPYGSHPSYTQGYYGRDNTAYLDWNEVSETHESTQEWLDEWVYGVENRREYVEKLGVERLLDLEPTHDYAEPIDMGRYA; this comes from the coding sequence ATGACGAAGGTAACAGACATGACGAATGCCATCTCGTCCGCCGTAGACGACGGGGACAGCGTCTACCTCGGTGGATTCACCCACCTCATCCCGTTCGCTGCGGGCCACGAGATGATTAGACAGGAGTACGAGGACCTCCACCTCATTCGAGCCACGCCGGACCTCATCTTCGACCAGATGGTCGCCGCAGGGTGCGCGTCGTCGGTGACGTTCTCGTGGGCAGGGAACCCCGGCGTCGGCAGTCTTCGTGCCTTCCGACGGGCCGTCGAAGACGGTGTTCCAAACGAGATTTCCATCGACGAATACTCGCACTTCGGCCTCGTCTCGCGTCTGTTCGCGGGCGCACGGGACATGCCGTTCGTGCCACTCCGGAGTCTCGTCGGGTCGAGCCTTCCGGAACACAACGAGAACATCCGAACGGTCCAGAACCCCTTCGACCCGGACGAAGAGGTCTGTGTCGTCCCACCGCTCACGCCCGACGTTTCAATCGTCCGGGCGCAGCGAGCGAGTCCCGAAGGTGACGCACACATCTGGGGAATCTCGGGCGACGTGGTCGACGCGGCGTTCGCCGCCGACACAGTTGTCCTCGCCGTCGAAGAAATCGTGGACACGGAGACGCTCCGAAGCGACCCGAACCGGACCGAAATCCCCGGAACGGTCGTCGATTACGTCGTCGAAGAACCGTACGGGTCGCATCCGTCGTACACGCAGGGTTACTACGGGCGTGACAACACGGCCTACCTCGACTGGAACGAGGTATCTGAGACACACGAGTCCACACAGGAATGGCTCGACGAGTGGGTCTATGGCGTCGAAAACCGGCGCGAGTACGTCGAAAAACTCGGCGTCGAACGACTGCTGGACCTCGAACCGACGCACGACTACGCCGAACCAATCGACATGGGGCGATACGCATGA
- a CDS encoding ubiquitin-like small modifier protein 1, whose translation MVTVTLYGPVRDAVGEKRLSAEGETVGDVLETLTSDYPTVGERVLADGEVRGQVQIFVDGRKIGPLGGLETPLDGVDTVQITEAMSGG comes from the coding sequence ATGGTCACGGTTACCCTGTACGGACCAGTGAGGGACGCAGTCGGTGAGAAACGACTCTCTGCGGAGGGAGAGACCGTCGGTGACGTACTCGAGACACTCACCTCGGACTATCCGACGGTAGGAGAGCGAGTCCTCGCAGACGGCGAAGTTCGAGGGCAGGTACAAATCTTCGTCGACGGACGAAAAATCGGACCACTCGGGGGGTTAGAGACGCCGCTCGACGGCGTGGACACTGTTCAGATTACCGAGGCGATGAGCGGCGGGTAG
- a CDS encoding Lrp/AsnC family transcriptional regulator codes for MADVNLDEKDFEILRWLDSEGDVDVDELSDQLGISPSTVYYRMEKYREQGIINGKVPQLDQKKLGLNLTAISEIKSEYGPGYDEIGERLSNISGVQTAYFMVGEKSFILIAHLRDHDHLQKFIDDIIHTEGVSHSATHIVLKTFKDEPRLLVNYEDEDLEALRS; via the coding sequence ATGGCCGATGTCAATCTCGACGAGAAAGACTTCGAGATTCTCCGGTGGTTGGACAGCGAAGGCGACGTAGACGTCGACGAGTTGAGCGACCAACTCGGTATCAGTCCGTCGACGGTGTACTACCGGATGGAAAAGTACCGCGAACAGGGGATTATCAACGGCAAAGTTCCACAGTTAGACCAGAAAAAACTCGGGCTGAACCTCACTGCCATCAGCGAAATCAAGAGTGAGTACGGTCCCGGATACGACGAAATCGGAGAACGACTCTCCAACATCTCCGGCGTCCAGACTGCGTACTTCATGGTCGGAGAGAAGTCGTTCATCCTCATCGCGCACCTCAGGGACCACGACCACCTCCAGAAGTTTATCGACGACATCATCCACACCGAGGGCGTCTCGCACTCGGCGACGCACATCGTCCTGAAGACGTTCAAGGACGAACCGCGGTTACTCGTCAACTACGAGGACGAAGACCTCGAAGCGCTTCGGTCCTGA
- a CDS encoding ABC transporter substrate-binding protein translates to MRTPITRRDAMKALGASGTFALAGCIGETGGGENQTVLLGQPTVSTSKWDFLQPAVTAATEMTIQEVNDAGGPLGNDMEFKQRETALKPQQARTVVQQFKNNDGATVIGGLLSSEVTPLVDFLTSQEIPIVSNWLGTTAVDTRGGDHGTPDDVSDDEWVWRTQISDSIHTAGAAQKMVSEGYENVAILNGTAQGERSWADAFEKWFTNGGGEVVNRIEVEEGKSTYKAELDRLFEADFDAWGLATGLNDVVTILREWSNAGYGGQLILEDALRDEALIENAGEQAEGAWIASPTGQGPAYDAFEEKYKSFKSDPPALHAWAVTCYDMVNVVALAAHRAGSADPTEVEKNLGPVTRQGGTTVSNFADGKEALDNGDEVQYQGAATPCTFTEYGNVLGNVAIERVTPSAFEQVDVIPASDLENVLDEY, encoded by the coding sequence ATGAGAACACCTATCACTCGCAGGGATGCGATGAAGGCGCTCGGTGCATCGGGAACGTTCGCGCTCGCCGGTTGTATCGGTGAGACTGGCGGCGGAGAGAACCAGACCGTCCTCCTCGGACAACCAACCGTCTCGACTAGCAAGTGGGACTTCCTGCAACCAGCGGTGACTGCGGCGACGGAGATGACCATTCAAGAGGTCAACGACGCCGGCGGTCCACTCGGAAACGACATGGAGTTCAAGCAACGCGAGACGGCACTGAAGCCACAACAGGCGCGCACCGTCGTCCAGCAGTTCAAGAACAACGACGGCGCGACGGTCATCGGGGGGCTCTTGTCGAGTGAAGTGACGCCGCTCGTCGACTTCCTCACGAGTCAGGAGATTCCAATCGTCTCGAACTGGCTTGGTACGACGGCAGTCGACACTCGCGGCGGCGACCACGGCACGCCCGACGACGTCAGCGACGACGAGTGGGTCTGGCGGACACAGATTAGTGATAGTATCCACACCGCCGGCGCGGCACAGAAGATGGTGTCCGAAGGATACGAGAACGTCGCAATCCTGAACGGTACTGCACAGGGCGAACGGTCGTGGGCGGACGCCTTCGAGAAGTGGTTCACCAACGGCGGTGGTGAAGTCGTCAACCGCATCGAAGTCGAAGAAGGCAAGTCGACGTACAAGGCCGAACTCGACCGCCTCTTCGAAGCAGACTTCGACGCGTGGGGCCTCGCAACCGGCCTGAACGACGTGGTCACCATCCTTCGTGAGTGGTCCAACGCCGGATACGGTGGACAGTTGATTCTCGAAGACGCGCTGCGTGACGAGGCACTCATCGAGAACGCCGGCGAACAAGCGGAGGGGGCGTGGATTGCCTCCCCGACTGGGCAAGGCCCCGCCTACGACGCGTTCGAAGAGAAGTACAAGTCGTTCAAATCCGACCCGCCGGCGCTCCACGCGTGGGCAGTCACCTGTTACGACATGGTGAATGTCGTCGCGTTGGCGGCCCATAGAGCAGGGAGCGCCGACCCGACAGAAGTCGAAAAGAACCTCGGGCCTGTGACGCGGCAAGGTGGCACGACGGTGTCGAACTTCGCCGACGGGAAGGAGGCACTCGACAACGGAGACGAAGTGCAATATCAGGGTGCGGCGACGCCGTGTACATTCACCGAGTACGGCAACGTCCTCGGCAACGTCGCCATCGAACGCGTCACGCCGAGTGCCTTCGAACAGGTGGACGTGATTCCGGCATCGGACCTCGAAAATGTGCTCGACGAGTACTGA
- a CDS encoding branched-chain amino acid ABC transporter permease, translating into MGIAQNVIFGLITGSYIAIAAVGFTLIYGLINMINFAYGEYITIGGYVGFVLASVADLQIPLVIVLAVPLTAVIGWTLSRAFFTPIRETGPIPLLLTSIGLGLILRNGVRMVAGAKRRFFEFQQATVFQFDVLGGLQFNTSSLSVFAVAVAVFVLVHVLLTRTRTGIAMRAMGDDETLAEVAGIDTSTIRSRVWLLASGLAGLAGVLLGVQNSVGPFLGYDQLLVVLAAAVLGGAGSAYGAIVGAYILGIAMALTVGILPTWASEFGTTVAFVVLIGVLLVRPEGIAGKEVRRA; encoded by the coding sequence ATGGGCATTGCACAAAACGTCATCTTTGGACTGATAACAGGGTCCTACATCGCAATCGCCGCCGTGGGGTTCACGCTGATTTACGGCCTCATCAACATGATAAACTTCGCGTACGGTGAGTACATCACCATCGGAGGATACGTCGGGTTCGTCCTCGCGTCGGTGGCAGACCTGCAGATTCCTCTGGTCATCGTGCTCGCGGTTCCGCTGACTGCCGTCATCGGGTGGACCCTCTCACGGGCGTTCTTCACACCGATTCGCGAGACGGGACCGATACCACTCCTGTTGACTTCGATTGGCCTCGGTCTCATCCTCCGAAACGGTGTCCGGATGGTCGCCGGTGCGAAGCGCCGGTTCTTCGAGTTCCAGCAAGCGACTGTCTTCCAGTTCGACGTGCTCGGCGGCCTGCAGTTCAACACGTCGAGTCTCTCGGTGTTCGCCGTGGCAGTCGCCGTGTTCGTCCTCGTCCACGTCCTCTTGACGCGGACCCGCACTGGCATCGCGATGCGCGCGATGGGTGACGACGAGACACTCGCCGAAGTCGCGGGTATCGACACCAGCACGATTCGGAGTCGCGTCTGGTTGCTCGCGTCGGGCCTCGCAGGTCTCGCCGGTGTGCTCCTCGGCGTCCAGAACTCTGTCGGGCCGTTCCTCGGCTACGACCAGTTGCTGGTCGTCCTCGCTGCCGCCGTTCTCGGTGGCGCAGGGAGTGCCTACGGAGCAATCGTCGGGGCGTACATCCTCGGTATCGCGATGGCACTCACGGTCGGTATCCTTCCGACGTGGGCCTCGGAGTTCGGGACGACTGTCGCGTTCGTCGTCCTCATCGGCGTCTTGCTCGTCCGACCCGAAGGTATCGCAGGGAAAGAGGTGCGTCGCGCATGA
- a CDS encoding branched-chain amino acid ABC transporter permease, which translates to MSLDAITSLNPTDSDSGMLWLGVVLSLVGAVIAVSPVPLVVPNQSLVFFEVGITFLLWGLLVLGLNLQYGFTGLVNFGHVAFFAVGAYATAMLTATETFKGIALGLPWPVGVAASVIVASLLGGLIGLTTLRLREDFLAVATLATAEIVHRLLSSFPSVTGGSVGLTGIPQPIFDLTGQSPNTSMLATAVVFAGVLAVFYALLVRITDAPYGRVLRAIRADDLVTKSLGKDVFQYRMQSFVLGAALAGLAGSLFSLYNGAVSPGFFTLNVTVLVWVGMLVGGPGNHRGVLGGLAFILGFRLLTRFANSAMSSVAIDFASLRLVVVGALLVAIVRYRPQGLWGNADELGVNRE; encoded by the coding sequence ATGAGTCTCGACGCCATCACGTCCCTGAACCCGACCGATTCCGACAGTGGCATGCTGTGGCTTGGCGTCGTCTTGTCACTGGTTGGTGCGGTAATCGCCGTCTCGCCAGTTCCACTCGTCGTCCCGAACCAATCGCTCGTCTTCTTCGAGGTGGGCATCACCTTCCTCCTGTGGGGACTGTTGGTTCTGGGCCTCAACCTCCAGTACGGCTTTACTGGGTTAGTTAACTTCGGCCACGTCGCGTTCTTCGCAGTCGGCGCGTACGCGACTGCCATGCTCACGGCAACGGAGACGTTCAAAGGTATCGCACTCGGTCTCCCGTGGCCTGTCGGCGTGGCCGCGTCGGTCATCGTAGCGAGTCTTCTCGGCGGCCTCATCGGCCTCACAACGCTCCGACTCCGTGAAGACTTCCTCGCCGTTGCGACGCTGGCGACTGCCGAAATCGTCCACAGACTGCTCAGTAGTTTCCCGTCTGTAACCGGTGGCTCAGTCGGCCTGACCGGAATCCCGCAACCGATATTCGACCTCACGGGACAGTCTCCGAACACCTCGATGCTGGCGACGGCAGTCGTCTTCGCTGGTGTCCTCGCCGTGTTCTACGCGCTGTTAGTCCGAATCACCGACGCACCGTATGGTCGCGTCCTCCGGGCTATCCGCGCCGACGACCTCGTGACGAAGTCGCTCGGGAAGGATGTCTTCCAGTACCGGATGCAGTCGTTCGTCCTCGGGGCCGCGTTGGCCGGACTCGCCGGGTCCCTCTTCTCGCTCTACAACGGTGCCGTCTCACCGGGGTTCTTCACCCTCAACGTCACCGTCCTCGTGTGGGTCGGGATGCTCGTCGGCGGTCCCGGGAACCACCGCGGCGTCCTCGGTGGACTCGCGTTCATCCTTGGCTTCCGGTTACTCACCCGGTTCGCGAACAGTGCGATGTCGTCAGTAGCAATCGACTTCGCGTCGCTCCGACTCGTCGTCGTCGGTGCACTCCTCGTGGCAATCGTCCGCTACCGTCCGCAAGGACTGTGGGGTAACGCCGACGAACTGGGGGTGAACCGCGAATGA
- a CDS encoding ABC transporter ATP-binding protein, whose translation MTLFETRGLRKAFGGLVALDEPDITIESGELVGIIGPNGAGKTTFFNCITGVLEPDSGTVSFAGEDVTGEPIHAIAQRGLVRTYQHTRELTTMSVKENLKLAAPDHPGERLGQAIRRPDSVADHEAAVERRADDLLEQFDLTHVADHYAGELSGGQRKLLEIARALMLDPEMLLLDEPLAGVNPTLGQEIVEYIDALNDEGTTFLVIEHEIQTLAELVDRLIVLNEGSVLADGDPETVLDDDEVIAAYLGGTGDDGVTTPLGGES comes from the coding sequence ATGACGCTGTTCGAGACGCGCGGGTTGCGGAAGGCCTTCGGTGGCCTCGTCGCCCTCGACGAACCCGACATCACCATCGAGTCCGGTGAGTTAGTGGGCATCATCGGCCCGAACGGCGCCGGCAAGACGACGTTCTTCAACTGTATCACCGGTGTCCTCGAACCCGACTCTGGAACCGTCTCTTTCGCAGGCGAAGACGTGACCGGCGAACCGATTCACGCCATCGCCCAACGGGGACTCGTCCGAACGTACCAGCACACGCGCGAACTCACCACGATGTCCGTCAAAGAGAACCTCAAACTCGCCGCCCCGGACCATCCGGGTGAACGACTCGGTCAGGCGATTCGTCGTCCCGACTCGGTTGCCGACCACGAAGCGGCAGTGGAGCGACGGGCGGACGACTTACTGGAGCAGTTCGACCTCACGCACGTTGCAGACCACTACGCAGGTGAACTGTCCGGTGGACAGCGAAAACTCCTCGAAATCGCGAGGGCGCTCATGTTGGACCCGGAGATGTTGCTCCTCGACGAACCACTCGCGGGCGTCAACCCGACGCTCGGACAGGAAATCGTCGAGTACATAGACGCGTTGAACGACGAGGGAACGACGTTCCTCGTCATCGAACACGAGATTCAGACCCTCGCCGAACTCGTAGACCGCCTCATCGTCCTCAACGAGGGGTCGGTGCTCGCCGATGGCGACCCAGAGACAGTCCTCGACGACGACGAGGTCATCGCCGCCTATCTCGGTGGGACGGGCGACGACGGAGTGACGACACCGCTGGGAGGCGAGTCCTGA
- a CDS encoding ABC transporter ATP-binding protein — MALLEADDVVSGYGDVEIIHGVSLEVHEGEVVTVIGPNGAGKSTLMKTLFGLVDCWSGSVTFDGVDLTSLEPNEMTEHNLSFVPQSDNVFPSLTIEENLRLGAPSDDEFTPERLASVFEHFPILEERKAQKAGTLSGGQRQMLAMARALMVDPELLLLDEPSAGLSPDMVELVFEKVAAIGATGTAVLMIEQNAKRALEHSDRGYVLDMGENRIEAAADEILTDDEVVELYLGG, encoded by the coding sequence ATGGCGCTTCTGGAAGCCGACGACGTCGTCTCGGGATACGGGGACGTCGAAATCATCCACGGTGTCTCGCTGGAGGTTCACGAAGGCGAAGTTGTCACCGTCATCGGTCCGAACGGGGCGGGAAAGTCGACGCTCATGAAGACACTCTTCGGCCTCGTCGACTGCTGGAGTGGGTCGGTCACGTTCGACGGCGTCGACTTGACGTCACTCGAACCGAACGAGATGACCGAACACAATCTCTCGTTCGTTCCGCAGAGCGACAACGTCTTTCCGTCGCTCACCATCGAGGAGAATCTCCGCCTGGGCGCGCCCTCGGACGACGAGTTCACACCCGAGCGATTGGCGTCGGTCTTCGAACACTTCCCTATCCTCGAAGAACGAAAAGCACAGAAAGCAGGGACGCTCAGTGGCGGACAACGGCAGATGCTCGCGATGGCGCGAGCGCTCATGGTCGACCCCGAACTCCTGTTACTCGACGAACCCAGCGCAGGACTCTCGCCCGACATGGTGGAACTCGTGTTCGAGAAAGTCGCGGCGATTGGGGCGACAGGGACGGCGGTCTTGATGATAGAACAGAACGCGAAACGAGCACTCGAACACTCGGACCGTGGCTACGTCCTCGACATGGGCGAGAACCGAATCGAGGCCGCCGCAGACGAGATACTCACCGACGACGAAGTGGTCGAACTGTATCTCGGCGGCTGA